DNA sequence from the Selenihalanaerobacter shriftii genome:
AGATAACCCTGTCCTTTTAAATTAAAAAAACTCAATTCATTTTCGTTCAATTTTTCTTTAAGAAAATTACAATAATTAATATAGACATTAAGTCTTGAATCAAAGATTTTCTCACTATTATTAACAGTTAAACTACCCTTATTACGTGTTATACAATAGATTGTTTTATTATCAATCTTAAAATCATTCATATAATGCCCTAACTTTGTGGAGAACATAACATCATTAGATGCAATCACTTCATCAAATTTCAAATTATGATCATCAATAAATCGTTTTTTAATTAATTTAGATATTGGATTTGATATTTTATATCTTAAATATAATTCATCTCTTAAATTATTATTATTTGAATAGGAATTCAATATTTCTACAAAATTTATATGTCTATTAGCCTCTTTATTTGTATCAATATAAATACTAGTTGGGGGAAATAAAACTACTTCAATATTAGAACAAAAATATTTGCTAACAACATCATAAAACCCTTCAATAAAGTAATCATCAGAGTCTGCAAATAGAATCCATTTACCAGAAGCATTATTCAATCCAATATTCCTACACACACCAGCACCTTTTTTATTAGTCTTGTTCATTAAAAAATTAATATTTGAAAACCTATCTTTATCTTTGAATTCTT
Encoded proteins:
- a CDS encoding glycosyltransferase family A protein, producing the protein MYKNKIELSIIIPHYNDSVLLEKLLDSIPSEKDIEVIVVDDNSDKEELKKYKEFKDKDRFSNINFLMNKTNKKGAGVCRNIGLNNASGKWILFADSDDYFIEGFYDVVSKYFCSNIEVVLFPPTSIYIDTNKEANRHINFVEILNSYSNNNNLRDELYLRYKISNPISKLIKKRFIDDHNLKFDEVIASNDVMFSTKLGHYMNDFKIDNKTIYCITRNKGSLTVNNSEKIFDSRLNVYINYCNFLKEKLNENELSFFNLKGQGYLFTSIKHGYGFKKTWNVFCEFKKNSIKPFDYRVMNPMYLIKKLLKHYRLEKTLKKYR